The following coding sequences are from one Capsicum annuum cultivar UCD-10X-F1 chromosome 3, UCD10Xv1.1, whole genome shotgun sequence window:
- the LOC107866464 gene encoding protein LIGHT-DEPENDENT SHORT HYPOCOTYLS 4 → MERNQEVDSPNSIIHHHHHHNNNMSAMIAGNNNNNNYSASSSSNSPTTLSRYENQKRRDWNTFGQYLRNHRPPLSLTRCSGAHVLEFLRYLDQFGKTKVHTQLCPFFGHPNPPAPCPCPLRQAWGSLDALIGRLRAAYEENGGKPETNPFGARAVRLYLREVRDSQAKARGISYEKKKRKKTNPQLQQQHEVIHQSSSSSLAPPSGNSS, encoded by the coding sequence atggAACGCAACCAAGAAGTTGATTCTCCaaactccatcatccaccatcaccaccaccacaacaacaacatgaGTGCGATGATAGcaggtaataataataataataattactctGCTTCATCATCCTCGAATTCTCCAACAACCCTAAGTCGATACGAGAATCAAAAGCGTCGCGATTGGAACACGTTCGGTCAGTACTTAAGAAACCACAGGCCACCACTATCTCTCACACGTTGTAGTGGGGCACATGTTCTTGAATTCCTTAGGTACCTTGACCAGTTTGGAAAGACTAAGGTACACACACAACTTTGTCCATTTTTTGGACACCCAAATCCACCAGCACCATGTCCATGTCCATTACGTCAAGCTTGGGGTAGCCTTGATGCACTCATTGGACGTCTTCGTGCTGCTTATGAAGAAAATGGTGGGAAACCTGAAACTAATCCATTTGGAGCAAGGGCGGTTAGGCTTTACCTTCGCGAAGTTCGCGATTCACAAGCTAAAGCTAGAGGTATaagttatgaaaaaaagaaaCGTAAAAAAACAAATccacaactacaacaacaacatgaagTCATACATCAATCATCGTCCTCCTCCCTGGCTCCACCATCTGGAAATTCAAGCTAA
- the LOC107854037 gene encoding AMSH-like ubiquitin thioesterase 3: protein MSSGKKPINIIEATRKLEVDHRIPLQYYYKIAHNLLKKASIYRQENNIIDLYILQLRYASLITETMPFHREYSTSNHREKIYYKKKLLDVLRELECLRPEVEREISKVNREHALKELHRQNNESSSRQQPLSRMASLWPNNKQTRHSRLTLNIRVSTPEVVVPSAPPIENLVIGDEAPSQTSSSESSFADSSSATTENSSKKTHDEGCSRTASSCIICYESPIEGACVPCGHMAGCMSCLNEIKAKSWGCPVCRAEIELVLRLYAV, encoded by the exons ATGAGTTCAGGGAAGAAACCAATAAACATAATAGAAGCAACAAGAAAGTTGGAAGTTGATCATCGTATTCCACTCCAATATTACTATAAGATAGCTCATAATCTTCTCAAAAAG GCAAGCATTTATCGGCAGGAGAACAACATCATAGATCTGTACATTCTGCAACTCAGATACGCCAG TCTTATAACAGAAACTATGCCTTTCCACCGAGAATACAGTACTTCAAATCATAGAGAAAAGATATATTACAAAAAG AAACTACTGGATGTACTTCGCGAGCTGGAATGTTTAAGACCAGAAGTTGAACGGGAAATTAGTAAAGTGAACAGAGAACATGCATTGAAGGAACTGCATCGGCAAAACAATGAATCATCGTCTAGACAGCAGCCTCTTAGTAGAATGGCTTCTTTATGGCCAAACAATAAGCAG ACGAGGCATTCAAGACTGACTCTAAATATCCGCGTTAGTACCCCTGAAGTTGTTGTACCGTCAGCACCACCAATCGAAAATTTGGTCATAGGTGATGAAGCCCCATCACAAACTAGTTCATCTGAGTCTAGTTTTGCAGATTCATCTTCTGCAACAACGGAGAACTCATCAAAGAAAACACACGATGAAGGTTGTTCGAGGACTGCTTCATCGTGTATCATATGCTATGAATCCCCAATAGAGGGTGCTTGTGTACCATGTGGACATATGGCTGGGTGCATGTCATGTTTGAACGAGATTAAAGCCAAAAGCTGGGGATGCCCGGTCTGTCGCGCTGAAATCGAGCTTGTTCTACGTTTATATGCTGTTTAA